One part of the Vicia villosa cultivar HV-30 ecotype Madison, WI linkage group LG6, Vvil1.0, whole genome shotgun sequence genome encodes these proteins:
- the LOC131609561 gene encoding periodic tryptophan protein 2-like, translating into MNYRFQNLLGAPYRGGNVVISNNTLLLSPVGNRVSVTDLRKSETTTLPIQASSNISRIAVSPDGTFLLAIDDNNRCLFINLRRRALLHRITFKHRVGAVKFSPDGGLIAVAAGKLVQIWRSPAFRKEYFPFELVKTFADCHAKITAFDWSPDSKYLLVASKDLTARILCLKKLSGGDKYKPFLFLGHRDSVVGSFFGVDSKTNKVSKVYTVTKDCYLLSWGFTGDEDEESSAPPSPGTPDRELDGVVKKRKEREIEDGGGYLCRGKWELLRKDCFNQAPAKVSACHYHRGLDMVVVGFSNGVFGLYQMPDFVCIHMMSISKEKITTALFNDLGNWMSFGCAKLGQLLVWEWRSESYILKQQGHYFDVNCVAYSADSQLLATGADDNKVKVWTVSSGFCFVTFSEHTNAVTALHFMANNNSLLSASLDGTVRAWDLIRYRNFRTFTTPSSRQFVSLAADQSGEVICAGTSDSFEIFVWSMRTGRLLDVLSGHEAPVHGLVFSPTNAVLASSSWDKTLRLWDVFDGKGAVETWHHTHDVLTVVYRPDGRQLACSTLDGQIHFWDPIDGVLMYSIEGSRDIAGGRLMTDRRTSANSSTGKCFTTLCYSADGSYILAGGSSRYVCMYDVADQVLLRRFQITHNLSLDGVLDFLNSKNMTEAGPLDLIDDYNSDIEEGVEKQTRGNLGQNMPGSVANRGRPIIQTKCLRIAPTGRSFVAATTEGVLVYSVDESFIFDPTDLDIDVTPEAVDKALDENQPSRALILSLRLNEDSFIKKCIFAVSPEDIPAVATSIPYSYLQRLIEALASLLENCPHLEFILRWSQELCKIHANSIQQNSRSLLPSLKSLQKSITSIHQDLADTCSSNEYMLRYLCSSSASK; encoded by the exons ATGAACTACCGATTCCAGAACCTTCTCGGAGCTCCATACAGAGGCGGCAACGTCGTCATCTCCAACAACACCCTCCTACTCTCACCCGTCGGTAACAGAGTCTCTGTCACCGACCTCCGCAAATCCGAAACAACAACACTCCCTATCCAAGCCTCTTCCAATATCTCCCGCATAGCCGTCTCCCCTGACGGCACATTCCTCCTCGCTATCGACGATAACAACCGTTGCTTATTCATCAATCTCCGCCGCCGCGCTTTACTCCACCGTATCACCTTCAAACACCGTGTTGGTGCTGTTAAATTCTCCCCTGACGGAGGTCTCATTGCTGTTGCTGCTGGGAAGCTTGTCCAGATCTGGAGATCACCTGCCTTCCGCAAGGAGTATTTTCCATTTGAATTGGTTAAGACTTTTGCTGACTGCCATGCTAAAATCACTGCTTTTGATTGGAGTCCTGATTCCAAATACTTGCTTGTAGCGTCTAAGGACCTCACTGCGAGAATCTTGTGTTTGAAGAAGCTTAGTGGTGGTGATAAGTATAAACCTTTTTTGTTTTTAGGTCATAGGGATTCAGTTGTAGGTTCGTTTTTCGGTGTTGATTCTAAAACTAATAAGGTTTCTAAGGTTTATACAGTTACTAAAGATTGTTATTTGTTAAGCTGGGGTTTTACTGGTGACGAGGATGAAGAATCCTCGGCGCCTCCATCGCCAGGGACACCGGATAGGGAATTGGATGGTgttgtgaagaagaggaaggaacgTGAAATTGAGGATGGAGGTGGGTACTTATGTAGAGGTAAATGGGAATTGTTGAGGAAGGATTGTTTTAATCAGGCGCCAGCGAAGGTTTCGGCTTGCCATTATCATAGAGGGTTAGACATGGTGGTTGTTGGATTTTCAAATGGTGTGTTTGGGTTGTATCAGATGCCGGATTTCGTGTGCATTCATATGATGTCCATATCAAAAGAGAAGATCACCACTGCTTTGTTTAATGACCTTGGAAATTGGATGTCCTTTGGCTGTGCCAAACTGGGTCAGCTCCTTGTGTGGGAGTGGCGGTCTGAGAGTTATATTTTGAAGCAGCAGGGTCATTACTTTGATGTCAATTGTGTCGCATATTCGGCGGACTCTCAACTTCTTGCTACCGGAGCAGATGATAATAAAGTGAAG GTTTGGACCGTTTCCTCGGGCTTTTGCTTTGTTACGTTTTCTGAGCACACTAATGCTGTTACAGCTCTGCATTTTATGGCAAATAACAATAGCCTGCTCAGTGCATCTCTTGATGGGACTGTTCGTGCATGGGATTTAATACGTTATCGGAATTTTAGGACATTTACCACTCCTTCTTCAAGACAATTTGTTTCTTTGGCAGCAGATCAAAGTGGTGAAGTTATATGTGCAGGCACTTCTGATTCATTTGAG ATTTTTGTTTGGTCGATGAGGACTGGGCGTTTGTTAGATGTGCTTAGTGGTCACGAAGCTCCTGTTCACGGGCTAGTATTTTCTCCTACAAAT GCTGTTTTGGCTTCATCATCATGGGATAAGACTCTTCGGTTGTGGGATGTTTTTGACGGGAAAGGAGCAGTTGAAACATGGCATCACACACATGATGTTCTGACAGTAGTTTATCGTCCAGATGGGAGACAGCTAGCTTGCAGTACATTGGATGGGCAAATTCATTTTTGGGACCCAATAGATGGTGTGCTGATGTATTCAATTGAAGGTTCTAGAGACATTGCTGGAGGTCGGCTTATGACTGACCGTAGAACATCTGCTAACTCAAGTACAGGGAAGTGCTTCACAACCTTGTGTTATTCAGCTGACGGAAGTTACATATTAGCTGGGGGCAGTAGCAGATATGTCTGCATGTATGATGTTGCCGATCAG GTTTTGCTGCGACGCTTCCAGATAACTCATAATCTTTCATTAGATGGTGTGCTTGACTTTTTAAACTCAAAGAATATGACCGAAGCTGGCCCTCTAGATTTGATTGATGATTATAACAGTGACATTGAAGAAGGTGTTGAAAAACAAACACGAGGGAACTTAGGACAAAATATGCCAGGATCTGTAGCTAACCGAGGAAGACCTATTATTCAAACAAAATGCCTTAGAATTGCACCTACTGGGAGGAGTTTTGTTGCAGCAACGACCGAGGGAGTTTTAGTTTATTCTGTTGATGAATCATTCATATTTGATCCAACTGACCTTGACATAGATGTCACACCAGAG GCTGTTGATAAAGCGCTCGATGAAAATCAACCAAGTAGGGCATTAATCCTCAGCCTTCGCTTAAATGAAGATTCTTtcattaaaaaatgtatttttgccGTTAGTCCAGAAGATATTCCAGCAGTTGCCACATCAATCCCATACAGTTATCTTCAGCGATTAATTGAGGCACTTGCATCTCTTCTAGAAAATTGCCCACATTTGGAGTTCATACTTCGATGGTCTCAG GAGCTCTGTAAAATCCATGCAAATTCTATTCAGCAGAACTCTAGAAGTTTGCTCCCATCATTAAAATCATTGCAGAAGTCAATTACCAGTATACATCAGGATCTTGCCGATACATGCTCCTCCAATGAATATATGCTGCGATATTTATGCTCTTCTAGTGCAAGTAAATAA